The sequence TATTACTTCATCGCGTGAGCAAATGTGCTGGAAAGAATGGAGCCAATCGAGGAGTAAACAGCTGCTTAAGCTAGTACCTTTTGTTAAGACACACACTCCTGTAGAAAACTTTGTATATGCAGGGAAGAGATGTCTCCTACACCAGTACAGTGCTTGTAGTTAAACTGAATCTGACGGTGAAATTTTGTACAAATGCCCGGTCTCCTCGATGGGATAGACTCAACTGAAGACAGTTTACCCATTCAGAAAGACCACACATTTTCTGAACTAGGATTGTTGACAGCAGGAATCAATCTGGCCTCAAGATGGTTTCCAACAACATTGATCATCCACAACACTCAAGTGCCCAATCAGCCAGTACTGATCTAGTTACCACTGCAGAAGTATTAACAGATGAACTGTAAAACCAAGATTTAATTGACAATAATACATACCAGTTGACATGCTTATATTAAGCTGTAAACAGCCGTAAGCAAACATATATAACAACGTCCCAATTGTTGAGaaaactattgagaagaagcagaGCATAACAGGGGCACAAAAGCTTGCTTCATAAAAGAGCATGACGACTACATACAAATGGATAAAAGAGCAAAGGAGAAATGTATTACCAGTAAAGATACAGAATGACGACTTGCCAAAGAGCATGGCAACTAGAGAATGATGACTACGAATGGTCACCCAATAATATTAAACCAATACTAGCAGTCTTAACCAATACTACAATTTTGTATCCATTATCCATAGTACATTATGCGACGGAGAGAATAGTGTATCATAAACGAGAGATGAATCGAGCTAGACACTAGTATTAAACTTGAGAACCAGCTGGCCGGCCGGACAACGAGCAGAAGAAACTCCCCTGTTGTTGATGTtagggcagtggcggcggcggagcttcccaTCACTGTCAGCGCTAGACCTAGATCGGGTCGGGGTTTTCGGTGGGGAGCCTGGCAACGCGGTGAACCTCGTACTGcgtgccgccggcccccacctctttatgTAGCGCTGCGTGACAGGGGTTCGTCAACCATATTGCGGTTGGGCGCCCCCGACCAGGGCGCGGATCAggggcccggtgggccgttgggcccacacgggagagatcaacctaacaccaATCTCTCAAAGAGTAGACTAGGGTAGTTGGGATGTGTGCTGGCTCCTCTCTCCATGACAGTCTTCACGGCTTCAACAAtgccatcatcaccatcaacataaATGCATTTGACACTTGTGAGGCAAGGGAGGTTTTCAATTCCAAAGCCCAAAGAGTTAGCTTCAACTATGCGAATATACTTAAGCTCGAGTTTTTCTAGCTTTGGAATGGAGCATGTCCCAAACATCAGATCTACTGGTTCAGAACATGCATCATAAATAAAAGTCTTCAAGAATCGGAACCTAACTTCACTACTGATTTTGAGCTTTCCGTTTGACTCTATTTCTCCAAGCAGATACAGAACGTGCAGACTGGGTAAAGCCCCAAGGGTGGAGAGGTCGTCCTGCTTGAGCCCCTCCACACGAAGGCATAGCCGTTGGAGGTTTCTTAGGGAGCCCACCCATGTAGGAACCTGTGGGAAGGCCGAAAAACAGATAGAAAGGTCCTCGAGGGTAGGCAGGCACAAAGATTCCTCATGTAAGAGGCTGCGCCCAAACCCAATATTCAGGGACTGGAGATTATGGGTGCCTAGCTTACACAGGGAGGAGACAATAGCTTTGTTGTGCTCCTCCCCAACCATATTTGTATCCACAGTGTCAGAATCAAATTCGCAATCAAGGTCAATCCGCAGATTCCTCAAATTCATTAGCTGACCAAGGCCGCACAGGAAGTCTAATGGCTGAATGGAGGCATCGACAGTTTTCAACGTCTCTAGTGCTTGCATCTTTGCAATCTCATCAGGAAATTTAACATCATAATCAACAAGTAGATGCATCCATTTTTTGAGATTCACAATAGATGCAGGTAATTCCTTTATAGAAGTCCCTCTTAGGTTCAGCACCTCTAAGCATCCTAAACGACCAATTTGTTCTGGGAGCTTGCTTATTCTTGTACCTTCGAGTTTCAGGTACCTGAGCTGGAACAACCTCACTATATTTTCAAGATGATGATCTTCCAATTGGGAGCAATCCTTCAAGTTGAGAACACGCAGATGTCTGAACTCCTCCAAAGAAGGGATTGCCAACAGACCTCTAACCACAATAATTGATCTGACATGGGAAAGCACGAGGTTTGCTACCGCTGAATTTCCTTCCTCGACACCTTGTAGATAGAGTCGATGAACAACTGTACTTTGTTTCCCAATTGTCAGAATGGGAACACCAAGTAAAGTAACAAAGTTCTCTTCTATGGACTTGAATATGATGAAACCAAGAATTGTGTCATGAACGCAACAACTGTTCACCACGCCATACATATTTCTGTTTCCAGGTTGGATCAAACCCCTATTGAGTAGTTCATTAAGATACCTTTCTCCTAACTCATATGCCGTGTATCTACCATCTCCATGAATGAATCCTTCAGCAATCCATCTTCTTACCAGGTCCTTCTTCTCAATAGTAGAATCTTCAAGATATATGCTTAGGTATAAGAGGCAAGTTTTTAGATAAGCAGGAAGATCAAAGTAACTAAGTGACAAAATCTTCATCATTCCCTCGACGCTGGGATTCCTTTCAAGTGCACGGCCAATTGAATCTTTTACTTGATTCCATATATTTTCTGTTCTTTCTGTGTTAGCCAACAAACCAGATATAGTAATGACCGCCAAAGGTAATCCATCGCATTTTTCCAATGTATGCTCAGCAATTTCTTGAAGGTATGAAGGGAAATCTTCATCGGACTTAAATAATCTTGTGTGAAATAACTGTCTTGAGTGCATCATATCAAGAGCCCTTATATTGTAAATATGACCATTGAATGATGAACAACATAAATGAGCGACACTGTTCATACGAGTGGTGGTGATTATTCTACTGGTAGAACTTGTAGCGGGGAATGCACGCTTAACAGTATCCCATGTATCCACGTCCCATATATCGTCAACAACAACAAAGTACTTGTACAAGGACAAATTAACATAGCTGTAAAGTAAAGTGTGCTGCGTAGACAGACAAAGAGTAAACGCGTTAACATTGACAAAATGAAAAGGATAAGCACACAAGTGCTAAAGGGGCATATGTTACATACTTAATTCCTTTTGTATGTCCATGTTCGTTTGGAGAATTACACAGAGCAAGGGGGATAAGCAATTGTTTAAACAAGAGACATGCACTACTAGATAAAAGCTTATACACAGAGCCTTATCAACGCTTGCTGAAATGAGGCGCTACtgatacttagtagtagcgcgtgctggAGACAAGCGCTACAAGTagttcattagcagtagcgcgttctgctGAACCACGCTGCCGTTATGGCCATCCCGGGCCCAGCTGCCCgtccccacttagcagtagcgccggcctTGGACCAGCGCTACAGCTAACGACATTAGCAGTAGCATTGGGCTGTTACCCGCGCTACTACCAAGCCCATCTTATCATCGTCCTCCCCCACTTGACCTCTCACTCTCCCTCCTCACTCTCTATCTCCACTCTCTCCCACCCTCGTCGGCCCGCCCCCGCACTGCTCCGGCCGCCCTCCCCCTTGCCTGCCATCTCCATCCCCTTCTCGCCCCAGGCTGCCTACCGTGAGTACCTCCTTCTCCTCTCAAATCACCCAAAAGCTAGGTATCTCTGGATGTGTTGGATGAATTAGCAAATGCAATATGTTATTTTTtactaattttgttcatatatatgaccctaggtgttcatatataTGAGCCCATTTTATCATTAGAGCACTAAATAGGTTTTTTGAGTACAATAGAATGTAGATATATgtaaccctaggtgttcatatataTGAACCCACTACTAGTAGAAAGCTTATAGATAAATGGGTGGATGAAATTAGTTTTTTTTGTAATGCTTGGATAGATAGATGGATAAAACTAGGTATTTTAGTAATGCTTTTgattgatagatggatggatggatagctgtTAGGGTTAGTAATACAAATTTTTAGTAAAAAAACTAGTTTTACAATTTTCTTAGTAAATGTAGGTATTTTGAATCAGCATAATAAtgtttagttgatagctt is a genomic window of Triticum aestivum cultivar Chinese Spring unplaced genomic scaffold, IWGSC CS RefSeq v2.1 scaffold206887, whole genome shotgun sequence containing:
- the LOC123175768 gene encoding disease resistance protein RGA5-like, yielding MQDTIEDFMQSVDDRDAKPDGFMEKVKHELGKLGKINTRHRIGSEMQDLKKQFIEVGDKNACYVNLSLYKYFVVVDDIWDVDTWDTVKRAFPATSSTSRIITTTRMNSVAHLCCSSFNGHIYNIRALDMMHSRQLFHTRLFKSDEDFPSYLQEIAEHTLEKCDGLPLAVITISGLLANTERTENIWNQVKDSIGRALERNPSVEGMMKILSLSYFDLPAYLKTCLLYLSIYLEDSTIEKKDLVRRWIAEGFIHGDGRYTAYELGERYLNELLNRGLIQPGNRNMYGVVNSCCVHDTILGFIIFKSIEENFVTLLGVPILTIGKQSTVVHRLYLQGVEEGNSAVANLVLSHVRSIIVVRGLLAIPSLEEFRHLRVLNLKDCSQLEDHHLENIVRLFQLRYLKLEGTRISKLPEQIGRLGCLEVLNLRGTSIKELPASIVNLKKWMHLLVDYDVKFPDEIAKMQALETLKTVDASIQPLDFLCGLGQLMNLRNLRIDLDCEFDSDTVDTNMVGEEHNKAIVSSLCKLGTHNLQSLNIGFGRSLLHEESLCLPTLEDLSICFSAFPQVPTWVGSLRNLQRLCLRVEGLKQDDLSTLGALPSLHVLYLLGEIESNGKLKISSEVRFRFLKTFIYDACSEPVDLMFGTCSIPKLEKLELKYIRIVEANSLGFGIENLPCLTSVKCIYVDGDDGIVEAVKTVMERGASTHPNYPSLLFERLVLG